In the genome of Streptomyces aquilus, the window CCAGAAGGTCGTGCTGCCCGACCTCGCGGCCGGGTGCTCGATGGCCGACATGGCCACCGCCGAGCAGGTCGCCGAGTGCTGGGACGTGCTGACCGAGGCCGGGATAGCCGAGCAGGTCGTGCCCGTCTCCTACATGAACTCGTCCGCGGACATCAAGGCGTTCACGGGCAAGCACGGCGGCCTGATCTGCACCTCGTCCAATGCCGAGCGCGCGCTGGACTGGGCGTTCGAGCAGGGCGAGAAGGTGCTCTTCCTGCCCGACCAGCACCTCGGCCGCAACACCGCCGTCCGGGACATGGGCATGTCCCTGGAGGACTGTGTCGTCTACAACCCGCACAAGCCGAACGGCGGCCTGACCGCCGACGAGCTGCGTGCCGCGAAGATGATCCTGTGGCGCGGCCACTGCTCGGTGCACGGCCGGTTCTCGCTGGACTCGGTCAACGACGTGCGCGAGCGCATCCCAGGGGTCAACGTCCTGGTCCACCCCGAGTGCAAGCACGAGGTCGTGGCGGCGGCGGACTACGTCGGTTCGACCGAGTACATCATCAAGGCGCTGGAGGCGGCCCCGGCCGGTTCCAAGTGGGCCATCGGCACCGAGCTGAACCTCGTACGCCGGCTCGCCAACCGCTTCGCGCCCGAGGGCAAGGAGATCGTCTTCCTCGACAAGACGGTCTGCTTCTGCTCGACCATGAACCGCATCGACCTCCCCCACCTGGTGTGGACGCTGGAGTCGCTCGCCGAGGGCAAGCTCGTCAACCGCATCGAGGTCGACAAGGAGACCGAGGCGTTCGCGAAGCTCGCCCTGGAGCGGATGCTGGCGCTGCCGTAACACCCTGGTGATCACCCCGAGGAGGAGTCCTCCTCGGGGTCTGAGGGGTCCGAGGGGTCTGCGGGGTCGAGGCCGAAGACCGTGCCGTCCGGGGTGACGGCGATCAGCGCGCCGCCGTACAGCAGCACCCGGGCCTTGGTGGTGCTGCTGTCGGAGATCTTCTCGGCGTGGGGGCCCGTCTCCCACAGGTTCTCGCCGGTGTCGGCGTCGAGAGCGGCGACCCGGCCGCTGGGGCCGGCCACGAACACGGTGCGGGTCTTGGCGTCGTACGTGGGCGGGCCCGAGTTCTCCACGACGGTGCTCGTCTGCCACGCCTGTTCGCCGGTCAGCGGGTTCACGGCGGACACGCGGCCGTCGACCTCGGTGATCCACAGGGTGCCGCCCGCCAGGGTCGTGGAGCCCGTGTAGGTCTTCGTCAGCTTGATCGTGGTGCGCTTCCCGGTGTCCGGTTCGATCAGCAGGACCGTACCGAAGGTCGAGTCCTCCAGGGCGTCCGGCCCGCTGTGGTTCGCGGGCAGCACCGCCAGCAGGCCCTCCACCGTGCCGGCCACACCGCTGTCGTACGGCGTCTTGATGCGCTTGACCACCGAGCCGTCGGACCGGTCCAGGCGCAGCAGCTGCGCGTCGGGACCGCCCCGCTGCGGGAAGCAGTGCTCGTACAGGGCGGTGCCGGCCGTCAGGAACGCGCAGTTGCTGCCGGACGGCAGCTCGCTGGTCCAGCGGTCCAGGCCGGTGCGCGGGTCGCGGGCCGTCACGATCCTGCCGCCGGGGTCGACGGTCAGGACGATCTCGCGCGACAGGATCAGCTGGGCGTTCTGGTCGTTCACCTCGCGCCGCCACAGCTCGTCGCCGCGCTGCGCGTCGAGGGCGATGACATGGACCGTGGCCCGTGAGGAGTCCACGCCGGCGACGGACTGCCGGATCAGCACCGTGCCGTCGTGCACGCCGAGGATCGAGGCGTCGTAGGTCTTCTTCGCGCCGCCGGTCGAGGCCAGGGAGGCACGCCAGAGCGTGTCGCCGGTGCGCGCGTCCAGGCGTTCGGGGAGCACGTTGGCGCCCGCGCAGTAGACGGCGTCCCCGCTGCGCACGCAGGAGGCGTCGCCGACCTCACCGTCCGCCGCGCCCAGCGGCTGGATCTCGCCCCACCGCGCCGGCTCGGCCACCGTGGTCCGCCAGGGCTGCCAGCCGTCGGGCAGCGGCGCGGGCGCCCATCGGGAACCCGGGTCGTCGCTGGCCGCCGAGGGGTCGTCCGAGACCCCGAACTGCGCGTACCCGAGCGTCCCCAGGGCCAGCGCGCCGACGGTGCCGGCCGCCACCAGCAGGGGGCGGAGCCGGCGCCGGCGACGCCCGCTCGTCGCCGGGGCGGCCGAGCCGGTCCCGGCGTACGTCTCCTCGACGGTCCGCAGATCGCCCAGGCTGAGCATCGTGGTGTCCGGGTCCATGGGGTCCGGCTCGGGCAGGGCCTCGGCGAACTCCTTGGCCAGGACGTCCAGCGGGGGCCGTTCGGCGGGGTCCTTGACCAGGCAGCGCTCCAGGACCGCCCGCAACCGCTCCGGTACGCCGTCCAGTCCGGGTGGCTCGTGGACGACCCGGAACGCGGTCATGTACGGGCTGTCGGCGTCGAAGGGGCCGCGGCCGGTGGCCGAGAAGACGAGGAGCGCGGCGAGTGAGAAGACGTCCGAGGCGGGTCCGACCGTGCGGGCGTCGGTGAACTGTTCCGGGGACATGAACGGCGGGGTGCCGATCATCTGGCCGGTCTCGGTGAGGGTCTGGTGGTTCTCGGCGGCGCGGGAGATGCCGAAGTCGATGACGCGGGGGCCGTCCTCGGCCATCAGGACGTTGGCGGGCTTGAGGTCCCGGTGGACGACTCCGGCCCGGTGGATGTCCCGCAGCGCCTCCACCAACCCCAGGGCCAGCCGCCGCAGTTGGGGGCCCTTGAGGGCGCCGTGGTCGCGGATGCGTTCGGCGAGGGAGCTGCCGGGGACGTACTGGGTCGCCATCCAGGGCCGTACCGCCTCCGGGTCGGCGTCCACCACGGGCGCGGTGAAGGCGCCGCTGACCTTGCGGACGGCCTCGATCTCCTGGCGGAAGCGGGCGCGGAAGACCTTGTCCTCCGCGTACTGGGCGTGCACCACCTTGACGGCGACGTCGCGGCCCGA includes:
- the nadA gene encoding quinolinate synthase NadA, coding for MTTAQTQELDVQPTPLALLLLGREADPKSERGVECPGDLPSPSDPDLVERARAAKEKLGDKVFVLGHHYQRDEVIQFADVTGDSFKLARDAAARPEAEYIVFCGVHFMAESADILTSDDQKVVLPDLAAGCSMADMATAEQVAECWDVLTEAGIAEQVVPVSYMNSSADIKAFTGKHGGLICTSSNAERALDWAFEQGEKVLFLPDQHLGRNTAVRDMGMSLEDCVVYNPHKPNGGLTADELRAAKMILWRGHCSVHGRFSLDSVNDVRERIPGVNVLVHPECKHEVVAAADYVGSTEYIIKALEAAPAGSKWAIGTELNLVRRLANRFAPEGKEIVFLDKTVCFCSTMNRIDLPHLVWTLESLAEGKLVNRIEVDKETEAFAKLALERMLALP
- a CDS encoding protein kinase domain-containing protein — its product is MPLHKDDPKSVGGYKLVDRLGSGGMGVVYWGRSRSGRDVAVKVVHAQYAEDKVFRARFRQEIEAVRKVSGAFTAPVVDADPEAVRPWMATQYVPGSSLAERIRDHGALKGPQLRRLALGLVEALRDIHRAGVVHRDLKPANVLMAEDGPRVIDFGISRAAENHQTLTETGQMIGTPPFMSPEQFTDARTVGPASDVFSLAALLVFSATGRGPFDADSPYMTAFRVVHEPPGLDGVPERLRAVLERCLVKDPAERPPLDVLAKEFAEALPEPDPMDPDTTMLSLGDLRTVEETYAGTGSAAPATSGRRRRRLRPLLVAAGTVGALALGTLGYAQFGVSDDPSAASDDPGSRWAPAPLPDGWQPWRTTVAEPARWGEIQPLGAADGEVGDASCVRSGDAVYCAGANVLPERLDARTGDTLWRASLASTGGAKKTYDASILGVHDGTVLIRQSVAGVDSSRATVHVIALDAQRGDELWRREVNDQNAQLILSREIVLTVDPGGRIVTARDPRTGLDRWTSELPSGSNCAFLTAGTALYEHCFPQRGGPDAQLLRLDRSDGSVVKRIKTPYDSGVAGTVEGLLAVLPANHSGPDALEDSTFGTVLLIEPDTGKRTTIKLTKTYTGSTTLAGGTLWITEVDGRVSAVNPLTGEQAWQTSTVVENSGPPTYDAKTRTVFVAGPSGRVAALDADTGENLWETGPHAEKISDSSTTKARVLLYGGALIAVTPDGTVFGLDPADPSDPSDPEEDSSSG